DNA sequence from the Xenopus tropicalis strain Nigerian chromosome 4, UCB_Xtro_10.0, whole genome shotgun sequence genome:
aaatatatatatatttgtttaaacaGAAGCAACCCGTATAGTTTTCTTCTTCTTCACTATTTGAGTGCACATCAGAGGGAAAACAAAGCTTTGCTACAGAAGTCATGTTTCTTGTGTATTGTACACacgcgctatatatatatatatatatatatatatatatataatgcgtCTTCTGTTCATTACAACCCACTTTcaatagaactttttttttgtggtttacagGTCTTCTCCATACAAACGCTGGAATAATGAAAGAACATGTAATGCCaatgaattttcatttttcaaagtaGAGTTTCTGTTGaaaatactttaaaggggaactccacccaagctttttgaaaagtgaacataatttcaagcaactttgcaatatacattgcaaaaaatatgcagcctttccatgatttgtaatgtagtaatgtggtttggaacaattccctaagtcccgcccctgttcccctgctgatctgggcgactactttgagactcaaataaaatgtaacagtagtcgccttcctcagcctgcatcatccctatcccacaattccctgcacatgtgatatccataaggaaaggaacgtcacagtgcattgtgggttatatagttcctgcatgctgcctgtgaGCTGTGGATAAGTTGACAATTTGTAACACAAAAATGttctagtccctcctcctctgccaggatttcaaatgatgcagaaagagaactgttttgcagctggattccagcatctaaaaatggtatttattgcaacttttggaaggaacagtgataggtatattgggggtttctgtgttgtaacACATTTCAGAagctagagttcccctttaaggtagcAGAAACAGTTCTTGCCATTTCTAGTTTAAAAGGGGTGttaaggcaaaaaaacccaatattGCATTTACTGCttgtaaacctaaaaaaaaaagcataattgtAATGTAATGAACATCTTCAAGTAGAAATtttgtactgtttctttaaaattcACTGCTGTTCTCGTTTTCCTCCTGAAGCAGTGAATAGGAATCCTTTTACAGCCGGCCAGAAATGAGCAGCACTCTTTTTGGAATGCAGAGCAGCACCGATAGTCCTCTTACTAGTCTGGCCGGAAAAGGATTCCTGCACGCAGCTTTAGGAGGGAGAGGAGACCGACATTGAATTCAGCTGCACAGAATTGGTTATTTTATAGAAACAGTACAAAATTTCTGGTtggtgtacattgcaaatatggTTCTTTTTAGGTTTACAAGCAGTTCATgcaatattgtgtttttttgcttttacattccctttaaagacaagcataacaaaataaaatctaaatccTTGTGATGGACTGTACCAACTATTAACATTGTTTCCTGTTTTCATGGTCCAATGAAAGGTTCTTTAATGTCATGTTCGgatattgttatacaggtatgggacctgttatccagaatgctctggacctggggctttctggataagggatcttttgcaTCTCCTACCTTCTTCTAATAAAATGATTTAGAaagtaataaaacccaataagattgttttcactccaataagggttaattatatcttagttgggatcaagtacaggtactgttttattattacagagaaaagggaatcatttaaccattaaataaacccaatagggctgttctgcccccaattaggggtaattatatcttagttgggatcaagtacaggaactgttttattattacagagaaaagggatatatcttagttgggatcaagtacaggtactgttttattattacagagaaaagggaatcatttaaccattaaataaacccaatagggctgttctgcccccaataaggggtaattatatcttagttgggataaagtacaggtactgttttattactacagagaaaaaggaaatcatttttaaaaatgtgaattatatgatttacatggagtctatgggagatggcccttctgtaattcggaactttctagataatgggtttccggataaggggtccgatacctgtaccatctGATGGTGTGCCACATTTGTTGCAGGATAACTGCTTTTATAGGTCTTTGATGTGGTTTCTCACATTGAGAGACACATTTGCATTGAGTAAGGCTTAGGCCACATGTGGCGggttcttggcctgtggataaacacgggGCAAGAATCCACCCTTACACTTGAATCATCGCTTTTTCTGTGTCTAAACCAACTGGGCCAATCCTGGGGCTCTGGGGGCAGACACTGAAGAGCTTGTTTAAGATTCTCGCCCAGAACTGCAGTCAGAGATTCTGCCACATGTCATAAGCCTAAAGcaccccatacaccttaagatccgctcctgatatcccccacctacgggtgggcgatatccggagaatccaggctaattcgatcatttggtcttgggccgatttcaggcccgtcggtagtgcccatacacgggccgattagctgtcgaaacggtctaagggacccatatcggcagctactattggcccgtgtatggggaccttaaggctaaaTAAAAATAAGACTGAGATGTGGAGCGCTCTCATGGAGCACTAGGAGTTGCATCTGTGTATAAAGTATTCATTTATGATACTTGGGCTGCACTTACGGACATTAAGAGCGGGGCATTTTAATGTGGTGTAAATGGCAGTGCGGAAAGCTCTGGGTCACTATAGTTTTGCTGATGGGGCTGTAAGCGCTGCTCATGCAACTGAATTGGACCAGTAACTGCTTCTACAGCCCTAAACGTGGCCATACAACATTCAGCAACTGCATAAACTAGCGTCTGTGTTCTACACTTAGATTAACCCAGTTATCATCTGCAGTGTGAAATGTATGTCTTACCCTTTGGTCATTTGGTAAATGGAAAAGCAAAACAAGTTTTGTCAGTTTCTTCTCTAGTTTGTATTCTTTTGTAGTCATTATTTACCGATTCTGTTACCTTTAGCTCAGATCCGCCATTTTATTGAACCCATCTCCTTCACCTTTTAATGATGTGAAATAAATCTGCTAGTTTCTGTAATTACCCTGTTATATTTAGTCATTctcagtacaggtttgggacctggggttttctggattaggggtcttttggaactttatattttaagtctagtaaaaaaacccaataggattgttttgcttcgaACAAAGATCATATCATAGACTCTaaagaattatatcttagttgggatcaagtacaggtactgttttattattacagagaaaagggaataatttaaccattaaataaacccaatagggctgttctgcccccaataaggggtaattatatcttagttgggatcaagtacaggtactgttttattattacagagaaaagggaatcatttaaccattaaataaacccaataggtctgttctgcccccaataaggggtaattatatcttagttgggatcaagtaaacactgagtcctttatcaaaagaaacacaggatttcttgtctccaaaATGTTCTTGGgtttctgacttcctctctcaaaaaaatcctttattcctggggccagagttggcacagctctctcccttctccttccccctcccttaggaatgtgtgatctgagctatgtgtgaccaacagctagagctgcagcaggaagctaccaagacaaagctagaatggcagctgcaatctttaaCAAATGGATGGAGATTCTAGGGCTGATTTCTTGgatatgataaagctttctgcaggataGATATATCCTAGGCGGCACTGATGTGGTGAATCTCTTAgccataaaatgccaaaatgactttccctctTCTTTAAAGTGATACACTAAAAACTGCTTTTCAACATGTGAATGTACATTAAGTTCCCTAGGTCATTTTGATTATTTTTCACctgcttttgtaattgttacaacctgactgtcccttctcagcctgtcagttatagcttctaatgctaagggactactgctgcacaaatattgcagccccctcatagaggaacatggggggatctgataggtaatgtaaaagcagagACAATGTTgagataatgtaaaaaaaagggtttaatgTCTGTATCTCACCACCTATCTGATCCATGCAGTAGGGGTATTCCTCTAAACCCCTGACAGTAGTGTAGGGGTTTTATGGGTGATCAGAGGCACACAAACCTAATATAACCACAGGCAATTCTGTGTCAGCAGGAGTAGTGTAAAGGACCACCACCATTGGTCACTGGAGCAGTAAATACATGTTCTCTGGGCAGATGCATGGACGTTATTTCCTTGGAAGCATAATTTTGATTGTAAAGTTTGGTGGAAGATGAATGATGGGTTCGGGCTGTTTTCTATGGTTTGGGCTAGGCATCCTAGTTCCATTGAAAGCAAACCGCAGAGCTACACCATATAATGACATTCTTTTTGGCAGCAGTTCTgagcccagcccccccccccaccccaaggaaGAAGTGTAAGATTAACTAACCCCATGCCAGGCTGGATCACCCAACATGCATGTTAAATCTCATTAATACTTTCTAACTGAATAGAAGCAAGTTCCGCTAATCATCTTGCAACTTTAAGAGTAGGTCCTACCAAAGTGATTACAGGCTGTTAAAGAAGCAAATGAAGGTGTCCAAGCATGACAGGGGCTAGACTGTAGACTGAAGATTCATTGATGACGTGTTATGGCTGACGGTATCCCGTTTCTGATTCTGTACGAATGTCTTCTGATATAATTCTCAAAGAAGACATGGCAAAGACCAGCTGCCTTGTCAGTGGTGGCTCATCATAATGTCTTTACCCAACATTTCTTCTCCATCAGTGGTTTGTAACATTCTTATTTTGGCATCTGGCAAGGTAAAGTGTACAAACCACCAGATAAAAAAGAAGATCCTGAAATTGAATGTTGTCATAGTCTATCCAATCAAAATTTACAGCTGTTTTGCAAAAGTGCGGTTGTCTTCTTAGAGACATCAAGTTTTGGGGAGAGCCCTAAGTCATAAAACAAGTAGGTGGGGCTAAAGGGTGGAAATTTATCTTTTGTGAACTTTCTCCTTTGTTTATattaacaaattatttatttgGTCGTTTTATCCTTTGCTAGATTTTATCATCCAAACCTCAGCATCATCTACTAAAATTGGGGCTTTAGCTTTGCAGCTTTACTGGCTGCAATCTCTGCCCCATGTACTTCCAACTAATGAGTGTGTGTCGTTTATTGCCCACGTGACCCTAATCCTGTCATCATTTGCCAACAGAGCAGAGATTACCGGGGCCCTTGTATCCCCATAGAAGAATGCTGTGTTTGCAATTGAGGAGCAGTTGGGTATGGGCATGTAATGTGACCTGTGTGTCAGTGCTAGGATTGAATAAAATAATGGAGCCTGCGCATAGATTGGGAAGATTCCTTTGCACGTTCTTTTACTCCGGTTAGGGATTTTGTCCCACAACTAGCAATTTGATGACATTTTTTAATATAGAAGGTTGCAAGATGTAGTGTCTGGGACTCCAGAAAGCTGCACAGTAATAAAGAGAACTAAACTCCCTTTGTGCAGAAGCCCCATCATCTGCCCTCCATTGCCCCCCTCCCTCCAAATACCTCCTTCCCCACACAGTCTATTACACAGAGTAGTGCACCTATTTGCAAGCCTGAGATAACAATGTAGAGCAGTGATGTTCCCAGGTGCCAGCTTCTGCCCATTCTGATCCTCTTCAGGTCTTGTAGTGGCAAATTCAAATTACCAGGACTCTAAAGATTCAGTCGAAGCAAGTGGACGGTCAACCAGTAAGGAAGAACTGCCCCGATTGTTGGCATATAACAGCATTTTATGTTTCTAACAAGGATATGGTAAGATATTACAGAATCATCCTTACATTTCGTAACCATTAATCACCTTATTTACCTGTCTTACCCTCGGTGGAATCTATatgacttaggggtatatttatactACTGTATTTGAAGCAGTTTGTTTAGCAAATGCAGACGTGGGAATTACTTAAGCAAAAGGAGgcacttttctatgtaataaactgcagggagggagaggtgagggggcttATGGAGGACATTTGTACAAGCATCCTTCCTACACAACTGCTATTCATTTAGACCTTTAAACTTCTCAAAGGGGGGAAAGAGGTGCTTCATATGTTCATATCTCAAAATTGGGTGTTGAGTGGTTAAACCACCAAAAGAGAAAAACTTGCCTCGGGCATAGGGCACCAGAATGTTCCTTACCCTTAGTGCATCATGGTCTACCACCTTTAGTGCTTTGCTGCCATTGAAAATGCAACTTCAGTGTTAATTGGGCAATACCTATTTCTGCCACTGTTATATTATGTAATATGAGAAAAACCTTCATGGCAACCATCTTTCTTGATGGTCCAGTAAACCTTTCCTGAACTTGGTCCTTTTTGGGAGCTTAACCATGGTCTTGTCTTTTGGATAGCACTATCCTGACTAATGTCCTCCCGCTTTAACCAGGGAACCTTCTGTTCTTATCAGTGGACAGTGCTAGTACTAGTAGAACACTGCCTACACTGCACATTTTCAACCAGTTGACTTCTAGCTCTAATACAGTGGTTCCTAAGCTGTGGGCCGGCCACCTGGGGGTCCTGGAACAGTGGCTGTGGGAGGctcatcctgaaggccagttaggctTCTGTTTGAGGATGATGCCTATTTGCTCTACTAGATGCTCCTAAAATCTTAGCATGAAGGTCAAGCAGAGTGGGATGTGGGAGCCCTATATATAGTTGGTTCCATGGCTTAGGCTTTTTCATAAGGGCATCATAGCAATATTTGCTCATTAAAgtaaatggaaattatttttgtGTTACAAGAAATAATTGTGATATTTCTaagaaatatatttcaaatatgaCTGTAACTGCTGCACTGAAGACGGGGGAATCAAAATCCATTTAAAATGTGTAGGGCCTGGGGCCAAAATAAATTGATCAATTATTGATGTTACAGACAGCATGATGGGGCCAAAATAAAGAAGGCAGATGTAattgaaacaaaatattttcccTCTACATGCTCCGCCTCTCTCTCAGTGCAAGGAAACTCCTCTCTCGTGCAGTCCTAGACTTCATACTAACAGTGTTTGCTCCCTTCCCTGAAGAACTCAATCATCTGACTTCTTTCTCTTTATTCTGGAATATGGAGCCAGCCATTTATCCAAACAAGCCGAATCTGCCACCTCCAGTGTTTGGAATGCCCCAGGGCAATGATCATCAAAACACCCAGTTAATTGATATCCAGAATGTGTGCAGTGAAGTGACCCAGTCCACTGTCATAACAGCAGGAGAGATTGACCCTCCTGTTAGAGATCACTTGGTATGGTCCATCTTTAACACGGCATACATGAATTTCTGCTGCCTGGGTTTCCTGGCTCTGGTCTTTTCTGTCAAGGTAAGAGGAGAATTCATTCTCACACAGTATTTACAGGCCCAGAAAATTCTATTGTGTAGTCTAGGGCTTTGAGCGGTGCTGTTTCTTGGGCTTACCAATAGAAtggtaacctgttatccagaaagctcccaattacaggatggccatctcccatagacttcaagaAATTATTGAAATTTTTGCGAATggttttcactgtaataataaaccagaaccttgatcccaactaagatataattaatccttactggaggcaaaacagtcctattgggctcattctttctttgttatagttcttaagcctctttccagctttcaaatgggggtcactgaccacgaCAGtaaaaagactattgctctgtgaggctacatttttattgttactgttccttttctattacttaactttctattcaggccctcctctattcatattccagtctcttattcaaaacaATGGCTGGTtgctagcaaatgccagaggggcagatatgGTAGAGCTTTGCTGGACGACCTGCTCTCTGTaactcttctctctctctttatttttctttgcttAACAAGTTGTTGTTCAATTttagtagaatttttttttatcttgttgcATTTAATACAGTGATGGGTTGTAAGTTTCTGTTTGCTTGTTTTTTAACACTGAGCCCAAGTTCAGTAGGTCCATGGAAAGCATTTAGCCTGGTCTGGATGTACATAgcatatatttttgtgaaattaAGGGTGATTCATTTCATAGCACAGCCAGACAGCCTTTGTAGTTTGTGCCATGTGGGTCTGTGCTCCAGCAACAAACAGGAAGCCTGACTGGGCCCCCCTGGCTTACTCCCCCGGGGCGCTGTGCAGCTGCAGGCACAATTACCACATGCTTAGTCCTAGGAATTGCCTTCACTAGGCACTGTATGAATGGCCCAAATATATTTTCAATGTTTCATTTAGTTACTATGTTCCCTTACACACCTGGGGGTTCAAGGAGGAGGCCCTAATGTCTACAGTCCTCTCCAATAAAAACATTATAAGGCCTGTGGCACTTAAGACTTGTGGCAGTTCTCGAAAATGTAATCCACTCATCATTCATCACTGGGGTTTATTGTTATGGGACTGGCAACTGGCATTGGGACCGATCAGGGGTGTAACTGGATGGGCCAGGGGAAGAATgatggggtacaggtatgggatcccttatccggaaacccattatccaggaagttccgaacTACGTAAAGGCCATCCCCATAGattccattctaagcaaataattctgatttttaaaaatgatttcctttttctctgtaataataaaacagtacctgtacttgatcccaactaagatataatttattgggggcagaacagccccatacTTGATTATTAAATGAGTAAtaattacctgtacttgatcccaactaagatataattaattcctaaatgattcccttttctctgtaataataaaacagtacccttcccttttctctgtaataataaaacagtacctgtacttgatcccaactaagatataattaatcctacagaaagaccccttatctggaaaaccccaggcattttggataacaggtcccatacctgtatagggaaaAATCGCTAAATCACAGCTGTGAGTCATG
Encoded proteins:
- the LOC100486048 gene encoding interferon-induced transmembrane protein 1, whose translation is MLRLSLSARKLLSRAVLDFILTVFAPFPEELNHLTSFSLFWNMEPAIYPNKPNLPPPVFGMPQGNDHQNTQLIDIQNVCSEVTQSTVITAGEIDPPVRDHLVWSIFNTAYMNFCCLGFLALVFSVKSRDCKNAGNKERAMSYASTARGLNIAATILSILIVIIQIIVLVVYLCTRR